From Oscillospiraceae bacterium, a single genomic window includes:
- a CDS encoding ATP-binding protein, which produces MFVGRERELASLDALNRHGGFQFAVIYGRRRVGKTTLIHAFCRGKKYIYFVAVESTAKENLALLSRQILTVLAPEAPPNPFGSFYEAIEYVFAHARRERIIFAVDEYPYLAESDRAVSSLLQAAIDRHQASSRLFLILCGSSMSFMENQVLGYKSPLYGRRTSQYKILPLDYRACADMLCGFRAEETIVLYGATGGVPEYVSRIDNSLSVRENLRALFFEPSGRLFEEPANLLKQELKMPQTYNGIITAIASDSSRLGEIAVKAGIETSQCSDMLDTLILLGLVRRDIPVTETHSRKTTYALEDQMFRFWYRFVLPNLSRISAGLGARVCDEVCGERLNTYTGHAFETCAKQYMWRRLAADSLPVSFQKIGRWWGTDRNRHRAVEIDFIACAGAQAIFGECKWRGEPLGADALEGLQAKAALLPQFTEKHYMLFSKSGFTKALTTLINTRQDVALVSLPDMLAPI; this is translated from the coding sequence ATGTTTGTCGGCAGAGAGAGAGAACTTGCCAGTCTCGACGCTCTTAACAGGCACGGCGGGTTCCAGTTTGCGGTGATCTACGGTCGGCGGCGTGTCGGCAAGACCACATTGATCCACGCGTTCTGTCGGGGCAAAAAGTACATTTACTTTGTCGCGGTGGAGTCGACCGCCAAAGAAAATCTGGCGCTGCTGTCGCGGCAGATCCTCACCGTACTGGCTCCGGAGGCGCCGCCGAATCCGTTTGGCTCTTTCTATGAGGCAATCGAATACGTGTTTGCCCACGCCAGGCGTGAGCGCATCATCTTCGCGGTCGACGAATATCCCTACCTCGCGGAGAGCGACCGGGCGGTGTCCTCTCTGCTCCAGGCCGCCATCGACAGGCACCAAGCAAGCAGCCGGCTGTTCCTGATTTTGTGCGGATCGTCCATGTCCTTCATGGAAAATCAAGTACTTGGGTACAAGAGTCCGCTGTATGGGCGCAGGACGTCGCAATACAAGATTTTACCTCTGGACTACCGGGCCTGCGCCGACATGCTATGCGGCTTTCGCGCGGAGGAAACGATCGTTCTATACGGCGCCACCGGAGGTGTCCCCGAGTATGTATCCCGCATAGACAACAGTCTTTCTGTGCGGGAGAACTTGCGCGCGCTGTTTTTTGAACCGTCCGGCCGCCTGTTTGAAGAGCCGGCAAATCTCCTCAAACAAGAACTGAAGATGCCGCAGACATACAACGGTATCATCACCGCCATCGCCTCCGACAGCAGCCGGTTGGGTGAGATCGCCGTCAAGGCGGGCATTGAGACGAGCCAATGCAGCGACATGCTCGACACGCTGATCCTTCTGGGGCTCGTCCGCCGCGACATTCCCGTGACGGAAACGCACTCCAGAAAGACGACTTACGCACTGGAGGACCAGATGTTCCGGTTTTGGTACCGTTTTGTCCTGCCCAACCTCAGCCGCATCTCGGCAGGCCTGGGCGCACGCGTCTGCGACGAGGTGTGCGGCGAACGGCTGAACACCTACACCGGCCACGCCTTCGAGACCTGCGCCAAACAATATATGTGGCGCCGCCTCGCGGCGGACTCTCTCCCCGTCTCGTTTCAAAAAATTGGCCGGTGGTGGGGCACGGACCGAAACCGTCACCGCGCCGTGGAGATCGATTTCATCGCCTGCGCCGGCGCCCAGGCCATCTTCGGCGAGTGCAAATGGCGTGGCGAGCCCCTCGGCGCCGACGCGCTGGAGGGCCTGCAGGCCAAAGCCGCTTTGCTGCCGCAATTTACGGAGAAACATTACATGCTATTTTCAAAATCCGGCTTCACCAAAGCTCTCACAACCCTCATCAATACGCGGCAGGACGTCGCGCTCGTCTCTCTCCCGGACATGTTAGCACCGATTTGA
- a CDS encoding PAS domain-containing protein — MYDRLEDYKKLVEFLSSLLGENCEVVLQDCREDQCGIIAIGNGAVTNRKVGGPLTDYALEVIQSKRWKNEDWDINYRSTKNHKNLRSSTYFIKDDNHDLIGMLCVNIDMTVYEQLSHAILSLGGLHLLPSIPATTSIEEPHMGPPKETFFNNIAEMVNMSMEEVFAEEAMPQITRLNLDERLRLLENLQKKGVFLIKGAISEVAAILRCSEPTLYRSLSKCQKTKA; from the coding sequence ATGTATGATCGATTGGAAGATTATAAAAAGCTGGTGGAATTTCTTTCTTCTCTCTTAGGCGAAAATTGCGAAGTCGTGTTGCAGGATTGCCGAGAAGATCAGTGCGGCATTATTGCCATCGGAAACGGCGCTGTTACAAACAGGAAGGTCGGCGGGCCTCTGACGGATTATGCGTTGGAAGTCATTCAATCCAAACGCTGGAAGAACGAAGATTGGGACATCAATTATCGGAGCACGAAGAATCATAAAAATCTGCGTTCCTCCACCTATTTTATCAAAGACGATAATCACGACTTGATCGGGATGCTCTGCGTCAATATTGATATGACTGTCTATGAGCAATTGAGCCATGCGATTTTAAGCCTTGGCGGTCTGCATCTGCTGCCGTCGATTCCTGCGACAACATCGATTGAAGAGCCACATATGGGGCCGCCAAAAGAAACATTTTTCAACAACATTGCGGAGATGGTAAATATGTCTATGGAAGAAGTATTCGCCGAAGAGGCCATGCCGCAGATCACCCGTTTAAATCTGGATGAGCGTCTGCGTCTGCTAGAAAATTTACAGAAGAAAGGCGTCTTTCTGATCAAGGGCGCGATCAGCGAAGTGGCGGCTATCTTGCGATGCTCGGAACCCACCTTGTACCGCAGTCTGTCAAAATGTCAAAAGACAAAAGCCTGA
- the dpaL gene encoding diaminopropionate ammonia-lyase encodes MKEEFKLVSYRRGRENSGAPPPLGEETAKKAQRFHTSFSVYKPTPLVSLAYTAQALGLGAAYVKDESYRFGLNAFKVLGGSYAIGRYIAECLGQDISELPYEKIISEQTRAKVGDLTFVTATDGNHGRGIAWTARQLRQRAVVYMPKGSAAERLENIRAEGAEASVTDLNYDGAVRLAKRQAEKKGWVMVQDTAWEGYEKIPLWIMQGYGTMGYEAIAQLPEPPTHIFLQAGVGSMAGSITGLFAALYGENRPIITIVEPNKADCIFRTAQANDGALHCVTGDMDTIMAGLACGEPCSIGWDTLKTYADHFLSCPDYVAAKGMRLLGNPLPKDPRVISGESGAVTFGCVAELMTNPKLLAIRDALQLDVQSRVLFFSTEGDTDHKNYREIVWDGKYPSSREA; translated from the coding sequence ATGAAGGAGGAATTCAAACTGGTTTCCTATCGGCGCGGCAGAGAAAACAGTGGGGCACCGCCGCCTTTGGGAGAAGAGACAGCCAAAAAGGCACAGCGCTTCCACACCAGTTTTTCAGTCTATAAGCCGACGCCGCTGGTTTCGCTGGCGTATACCGCGCAGGCACTCGGATTGGGCGCGGCGTACGTCAAAGATGAGTCCTACCGCTTCGGGTTGAACGCCTTTAAGGTATTGGGCGGCAGCTACGCAATCGGCCGCTACATCGCCGAGTGTCTGGGGCAAGACATTTCTGAATTGCCCTATGAAAAAATCATTTCGGAGCAGACCCGCGCGAAGGTGGGGGATTTGACTTTTGTCACGGCCACAGACGGCAACCATGGACGCGGGATCGCTTGGACGGCCCGTCAACTCCGCCAACGCGCCGTGGTTTATATGCCGAAAGGCAGCGCGGCGGAGCGGCTGGAAAACATTCGTGCAGAAGGCGCGGAAGCTTCTGTCACGGACTTGAATTACGACGGTGCGGTTCGGCTGGCAAAGCGTCAGGCAGAAAAAAAGGGCTGGGTGATGGTGCAGGATACCGCGTGGGAAGGCTATGAGAAAATCCCGCTGTGGATCATGCAGGGGTACGGCACGATGGGCTATGAAGCCATCGCACAGCTTCCGGAACCGCCGACGCACATTTTTCTACAGGCGGGCGTCGGCTCGATGGCAGGTTCCATCACCGGACTTTTTGCGGCGCTCTATGGAGAAAACCGTCCTATCATTACGATTGTGGAGCCCAACAAAGCGGACTGCATTTTCCGGACCGCGCAGGCAAATGACGGGGCGCTGCATTGCGTAACCGGAGACATGGATACGATTATGGCCGGTCTGGCCTGCGGAGAGCCCTGCAGCATCGGTTGGGATACATTAAAGACATACGCAGACCATTTTCTTTCCTGCCCTGACTACGTGGCGGCAAAAGGAATGCGTCTTTTGGGCAATCCGCTTCCCAAAGATCCGCGTGTGATATCGGGCGAAAGCGGCGCTGTGACATTCGGCTGCGTGGCGGAACTGATGACAAATCCGAAACTTCTGGCTATCCGTGACGCCTTGCAGTTGGATGTCCAATCCCGCGTGTTGTTTTTTAGCACGGAAGGAGATACGGACCATAAAAATTATCGGGAGATTGTCTGGGACGGAAAGTACCCGAGCAGCCGCGAAGCTTAG
- a CDS encoding YgeY family selenium metabolism-linked hydrolase, giving the protein MLSKNREDAVIALCQELIRQKSYSGEEGGVVTVLQDYMRKKGFDDVTVDRYGNIVGCIKGHRPGKKLLFDGHIDTVPVTNPDEWPYPPFAAEVHGGNMYGRGTSDMKGAVAAFVCAAANFAEDTKRDFAGEIFVAGVVHEECFEGVAAREISKAVSPDYVVIGEASELNVKIGQRGRAEIVVETFGKPCHSANPEKGINAVYKMAQVIEAIRGLKPPEHPVLGKGILELTDIKSAPYPGASVVPEYCRATYDRRLLVDETKESVLAPIQALLNEMMLKDPALKVNVSYAVGKEICHTKAPIEGERFFPGWLYDEKADFVRAVMDKLREMGYRPSITQYNFCTNGSHYAGEAGIPTFGLGPSQESLAHTVGEYIAIEQLTKVTDCYYGVMQALLV; this is encoded by the coding sequence ATGTTAAGTAAAAACCGGGAAGATGCTGTCATTGCTTTGTGCCAGGAGCTCATCCGGCAAAAGAGCTACTCCGGCGAGGAAGGAGGTGTCGTGACCGTATTGCAAGATTATATGAGAAAGAAGGGGTTCGATGATGTCACCGTAGACCGTTATGGCAATATTGTCGGCTGTATCAAGGGGCACCGGCCGGGCAAGAAACTTTTGTTTGACGGACATATCGACACGGTTCCGGTGACCAATCCGGACGAATGGCCCTATCCGCCCTTTGCCGCCGAAGTGCATGGCGGGAACATGTACGGACGCGGAACCAGCGATATGAAAGGCGCGGTCGCCGCCTTTGTCTGTGCGGCCGCGAATTTTGCCGAAGATACCAAGCGGGATTTCGCGGGGGAAATTTTTGTGGCGGGCGTCGTCCACGAAGAATGCTTTGAGGGCGTGGCGGCGCGCGAAATCAGCAAAGCTGTGTCTCCGGACTACGTCGTCATTGGGGAGGCCTCAGAACTGAATGTAAAAATCGGACAGCGCGGCCGCGCGGAAATCGTGGTGGAGACTTTCGGGAAGCCCTGTCACAGCGCGAATCCAGAGAAAGGCATCAATGCGGTATACAAGATGGCGCAGGTGATTGAAGCGATCCGCGGGCTGAAGCCACCCGAGCATCCTGTGCTTGGAAAGGGAATTTTGGAACTGACCGACATCAAAAGCGCCCCATACCCAGGCGCGTCCGTCGTGCCGGAGTATTGCCGCGCCACATATGACCGCCGCTTGTTGGTAGACGAAACAAAAGAAAGTGTTCTCGCGCCAATTCAAGCGCTGTTAAACGAGATGATGCTGAAAGATCCCGCATTAAAGGTGAATGTCAGTTATGCCGTTGGAAAGGAAATCTGCCATACCAAAGCACCGATTGAGGGAGAGCGCTTCTTCCCGGGCTGGTTGTATGACGAGAAAGCGGATTTTGTGCGGGCTGTGATGGACAAGCTACGGGAGATGGGCTACCGGCCTTCCATCACCCAGTACAATTTCTGTACGAATGGCAGCCACTATGCGGGCGAAGCGGGCATCCCAACATTTGGGCTTGGGCCCTCACAGGAAAGTTTGGCGCATACGGTGGGGGAATACATTGCCATCGAACAACTGACCAAAGTGACGGATTGCTACTATGGCGTCATGCAGGCGCTGCTTGTATAG
- a CDS encoding sodium:solute symporter family protein, producing the protein MTQVQITAFIIIVLYMVATVCLGLIISKRKQSKSASQSNEDFLMASKSLGPFVLAGTLFAANTGGASTTGIATNVFSYGLSSCWYVIAAGIGFVLVSFIAPYFRRSRASTVPEIISKRYGKASHIFTAFTSITALFMATGAQIIATASIINVVTGISFNIAAVITTIVVIIYTMIGGFKSVTAANMMHVIFITVGMTIAMLIMVGNSEVGGFSVLFDRARALLGDSGQPMDLLSLTKIGLPTIIGYIVMYFMTFPTGQEIVQTYCSAKDGKSAKVGSLMAGIISAAYAIVPALIGLIAYVCIDGYAAGGAQKNALAEATIQFAPAVVAGIVLAAIVAATMSSASGNMIGTATMFTNDVYRPYINHGIADDAKEVQISRITMVIVGLVGLGISLVAQNIISVMMGAFALRSAGPFAAFICGLFYRKVTKLGGFVSIVAGTIVAAIWIYFFNTPWGLSAMVPGGIVAFILIFAVSAWDRGRGTQPAPEIAFEAE; encoded by the coding sequence GTGACACAGGTGCAAATTACCGCTTTCATCATCATCGTGTTATACATGGTGGCTACTGTTTGTCTGGGGCTTATTATTTCAAAACGAAAGCAGTCCAAATCGGCCAGTCAAAGCAATGAAGACTTTTTGATGGCCAGCAAATCGCTCGGTCCGTTTGTGTTGGCAGGCACCTTATTTGCGGCAAATACCGGCGGCGCGAGTACCACAGGCATCGCGACCAACGTATTCAGCTACGGGCTCTCCAGCTGCTGGTATGTAATCGCGGCTGGCATCGGGTTTGTACTGGTCTCTTTTATCGCACCGTATTTCCGCAGATCACGGGCAAGCACAGTGCCGGAGATTATCAGCAAACGCTATGGCAAGGCATCACATATTTTCACTGCTTTTACCTCGATCACCGCCCTGTTCATGGCGACGGGAGCACAGATTATCGCAACCGCTTCTATCATCAACGTGGTGACCGGCATCTCGTTTAATATCGCGGCGGTAATCACCACAATTGTCGTCATCATTTATACAATGATCGGCGGTTTCAAATCCGTGACCGCGGCCAATATGATGCATGTAATTTTTATCACAGTCGGTATGACCATCGCGATGTTGATCATGGTGGGCAACAGTGAAGTCGGAGGATTCTCCGTCTTATTTGACCGAGCGCGCGCGCTCCTCGGGGACAGCGGGCAACCGATGGACCTTTTAAGCCTGACCAAGATTGGTCTCCCGACGATTATCGGCTATATCGTGATGTATTTTATGACGTTCCCGACCGGACAGGAGATCGTGCAGACTTATTGCTCCGCCAAAGATGGAAAATCCGCAAAAGTCGGCTCTTTGATGGCAGGCATTATATCCGCCGCTTATGCGATTGTCCCGGCCCTGATTGGCTTGATCGCTTACGTCTGCATTGATGGATATGCCGCGGGTGGAGCACAGAAGAACGCGCTCGCGGAGGCGACGATTCAGTTTGCGCCGGCTGTTGTGGCAGGCATTGTCCTGGCGGCCATCGTGGCGGCCACAATGAGCAGCGCCTCCGGCAATATGATAGGAACTGCGACGATGTTCACCAATGACGTCTATCGTCCCTATATCAATCACGGTATCGCGGACGACGCCAAAGAGGTGCAGATTTCCCGTATCACTATGGTGATTGTCGGGCTGGTCGGGCTTGGAATTTCTTTGGTCGCACAAAACATTATCAGCGTCATGATGGGTGCATTTGCACTTCGAAGTGCAGGCCCGTTTGCAGCATTTATCTGCGGCCTGTTCTATAGGAAAGTCACAAAACTTGGCGGATTTGTGTCAATTGTGGCGGGTACGATTGTGGCGGCAATCTGGATTTACTTCTTCAATACACCATGGGGTCTGAGTGCCATGGTGCCGGGTGGCATCGTAGCCTTCATTCTAATCTTCGCGGTGTCCGCATGGGATCGCGGCCGCGGCACACAGCCGGCTCCGGAGATTGCCTTTGAGGCGGAATAG